A region from the Arachis ipaensis cultivar K30076 chromosome B01, Araip1.1, whole genome shotgun sequence genome encodes:
- the LOC107625794 gene encoding NADH dehydrogenase [ubiquinone] flavoprotein 1, mitochondrial, whose amino-acid sequence MRGIFSLKRAALASRHSEKLGVSFRLLSTQAASNASTPQPPPPPPPPEKTHFGGLKDEDRIFTNLYGLHDPFLKGAMKRGDWYRTKDLVLKGTDWIVNEMKKSGLRGRGGAGFPSGLKWSFMPKTSDGRPSYLVVNADESEPGTCKDREIMRHDPHKLLEGCLIAGVGMRASAAYIYIRGEYVNERINLEKARKEAYAAGLLGKNACGSGYDFDVHIHYGAGAYICGEETALLESLEGKQGKPRLKPPFPANAGLYGCPTTVTNVETVAVSPTILRRGPEWFASFGRKNNSGTKLFCVSGHVNKPCTVEEEMSIPLKELIERHCGGVRGGWDNLLAVIPGGSSVPLIPKNICDDVLMDYDALKAVQTGLGTAAVIVMDKSTDVVDAIARLSYFYKHESCGQCTPCREGTGWLWMIMERMKVGNAKLEEIDMLQEVTKQIEGHTICALGDAAAWPVQGLIRHFRPELEKRIRERAERELLQATG is encoded by the coding sequence TTCCCGTCATAGCGAGAAGTTGGGTGTCAGTTTCAGATTGCTTAGCACCCAGGCTGCATCAAATGCTAGCACACCACAGCCTCCACCACCACCTCCACCTCCAGAGAAAACCCATTTTGGTGGACTCAAGGATGAGGACAGGATTTTTACCAACTTATATGGGTTGCACGATCCTTTTCTTAAAGGTGCTATGAAGCGGGGTGACTGGTATCGCACCAAAGACCTGGTACTTAAGGGCACTGATTGGATTGTGAATGAAATGAAGAAGTCTGGCCTCCGTGGACGTGGTGGTGCCGGTTTTCCTTCTGGACTAAAATGGTCATTCATGCCAAAAACATCTGATGGACGCCCTTCCTATCTTGTTGTCAATGCTGATGAAAGTGAACCTGGGACTTGCAAAGACAGGGAAATTATGAGGCATGACCCACATAAGTTGCTAGAGGGTTGCTTGATTGCTGGAGTGGGAATGAGGGCTAGTGCTGCTTACATTTATATTCGGGGTGAATATGTAAATGAACGTATAAATCTTGAAAAGGCTAGGAAAGAGGCTTATGCAGCTGGTTTGTTGGGTAAGAATGCTTGCGGCTCAGGCTATGACTTTGATGTTCATATACACTATGGCGCTGGTGCTTATATTTGTGGCGAGGAAACTGCCCTCTTGGAGAGCCTTGAAGGAAAACAAGGTAAACCAAGATTGAAGCCGCCTTTCCCAGCCAATGCAGGATTGTATGGCTGTCCCACAACCGTGACAAATGTGGAAACTGTGGCTGTTTCTCCAACCATCCTTAGGCGTGGGCCAGAATGGTTTGCCAGTTTTGGTAGGAAGAACAACTCTGGGACAAAATTGTTTTGTGTGTCTGGACATGTGAACAAACCTTGCACTGTTGAAGAAGAAATGAGTATACCACTGAAGGAGTTAATAGAGAGACACTGTGGAGGTGTTAGAGGAGGATGGGATAATTTACTTGCAGTAATTCCTGGAGGATCATCtgttcccttgattccaaagaaTATCTGTGATGATGTGTTGATGGATTACGATGCATTGAAGGCTGTCCAGACTGGATTGGGAACTGCCGCTGTTATTGTGATGGATAAATCAACTGATGTTGTGGATGCCATTGCAAGGCTTTCTTACTTCTACAAGCATGAGAGCTGTGGGCAGTGTACACCATGCAGGGAGGGAACAGGATGGCTTTGGATGATCATGGAAAGAATGAAAGTTGGGAATGCAAAGCTAGAAGAAATTGATATGCTTCAGGAGGTGACTAAGCAAATTGAAGGACACACCATCTGTGCATTGGGTGATGCTGCCGCATGGCCAGTGCAGGGTCTTATCAGGCATTTTAGGCCAGAACTTGAGAAGAGGATTAGGGAGCGAGCAGAAAGGGAGTTGCTGCAAGCTACCGGTTAG